In Intestinibacillus sp. Marseille-P6563, a single genomic region encodes these proteins:
- the srtB gene encoding class B sortase codes for MKKRRILYWICVLFCTGGLLVFGWLFFQQWQEYRMGELAYDKLQKSVVSVPQKTPAQQPSIPFQEEIQLELPQVDFEALADINPEVVGWLYCPNTVISYPVPQGENNSYYLNHLFDGTRNSAGSLFLDSRCQGLTGQNSVIYGHYMKNGTLFASLSKYQEQAYYEAHPELFLITPENTLTIRLFSAYIAGENDDAWQLTFSSQEEYGAWLERILERSCFTSEVIPQSTDRVITLSTCNYMFPGARFVCHGVVDTLR; via the coding sequence ATGAAAAAAAGAAGGATCTTATATTGGATTTGTGTTCTTTTTTGTACGGGCGGCCTGCTGGTATTTGGATGGCTTTTTTTCCAGCAGTGGCAGGAATACCGTATGGGGGAACTGGCCTATGACAAACTGCAGAAAAGTGTAGTATCAGTCCCACAAAAGACACCGGCTCAGCAGCCCTCCATCCCTTTCCAGGAAGAGATCCAGCTGGAATTGCCCCAAGTGGATTTTGAGGCTCTGGCCGACATCAACCCAGAGGTGGTGGGGTGGCTTTACTGTCCGAACACCGTAATTTCCTATCCTGTCCCCCAGGGGGAGAACAATTCCTATTATCTGAATCATCTCTTCGACGGTACCCGCAATAGCGCGGGCAGCCTCTTTCTGGACAGTCGATGTCAGGGACTGACGGGACAAAACAGCGTGATCTACGGCCACTACATGAAGAACGGAACTCTCTTCGCTTCTTTAAGCAAATATCAGGAGCAGGCATATTACGAGGCACACCCGGAACTGTTTCTGATCACACCTGAGAATACCCTGACCATCCGATTATTTTCTGCCTACATCGCCGGGGAAAACGACGATGCCTGGCAGTTGACTTTTTCCTCTCAGGAGGAATACGGTGCATGGTTAGAGAGGATTCTGGAACGTTCCTGCTTTACAAGCGAGGTTATCCCACAGTCCACGGATCGGGTCATTACCCTTTCTACCTGCAACTATATGTTTCCGGGGGCACGATTTGTGTGTCACGGAGTTGTGGACACATTGAGATAA
- a CDS encoding zinc-ribbon domain-containing protein, translating into MRESLHDFCIREGRKELLNEWVVNINFPFTPATIPYGSTKKVWWQCEKGHRWQVTVNSRTSHHTHCPYCSGRAAWTGETDLASCFPDLIREWHPTKNLPLTPECVLPGSEKKVWWQCSLGHEWQAKIRSRVDGCGCPVCANRVVAPGVNDLASRFPKLAQEWHPTKNGTLKPWDVTFGTKRKVWWRCTQGHEWSVSVQSRTLDGTGCPVCAGRVILPGENDMASRFPAVTREWHPTKNGSLLPCQVTPACKRRVWWICPLGHEYAASVGMRTMRNSGCPYCAGKKVLAGFNDLATTQAKIAAQWHPTLNGSLTPQMVTAGSHKKVWWTCAEGHVWKTAIYSRTGKQKRNCPVCAGVVSKQPGARYEKMLAEAKEVMRV; encoded by the coding sequence CCTGCAACCATTCCCTACGGCAGCACGAAAAAGGTTTGGTGGCAGTGTGAAAAGGGCCATCGCTGGCAGGTAACGGTGAACAGCCGCACCTCCCACCATACCCATTGTCCCTACTGTTCTGGTCGAGCTGCGTGGACTGGAGAGACCGATTTGGCTAGTTGTTTTCCAGACTTGATCAGAGAATGGCACCCCACCAAAAATCTGCCACTGACTCCGGAGTGTGTATTGCCTGGAAGCGAGAAGAAGGTCTGGTGGCAGTGTAGTCTGGGGCATGAGTGGCAGGCGAAAATCCGTTCACGGGTGGATGGCTGCGGCTGTCCAGTGTGCGCCAACCGTGTTGTAGCTCCGGGCGTCAATGATCTGGCCAGCCGGTTTCCCAAACTGGCCCAGGAGTGGCATCCCACGAAAAACGGAACGTTGAAGCCCTGGGATGTGACCTTCGGCACCAAGCGCAAGGTTTGGTGGCGCTGTACGCAGGGGCATGAGTGGAGCGTTTCTGTCCAGTCCCGCACCTTGGACGGAACCGGATGCCCGGTCTGTGCCGGACGGGTGATCCTGCCAGGAGAAAACGATATGGCTTCTCGGTTTCCAGCGGTGACCCGAGAGTGGCATCCCACCAAAAACGGATCGCTGCTGCCATGCCAGGTCACGCCTGCCTGCAAACGGCGGGTATGGTGGATCTGTCCCTTGGGACACGAATATGCGGCTTCGGTGGGGATGCGAACTATGCGGAACTCCGGTTGTCCCTACTGCGCAGGGAAAAAGGTTCTTGCTGGGTTCAACGACCTGGCTACGACGCAGGCAAAAATCGCGGCGCAGTGGCATCCTACGCTGAATGGCTCATTGACGCCCCAAATGGTAACCGCAGGCTCCCACAAAAAGGTTTGGTGGACCTGCGCCGAAGGCCATGTCTGGAAGACTGCCATATATTCCCGAACCGGAAAGCAGAAGCGTAACTGTCCGGTTTGTGCTGGCGTAGTCAGTAAGCAACCAGGTGCACGCTACGAAAAAATGCTTGCAGAAGCAAAGGAGGTCATGCGGGTATGA